In Pseudomonas fluorescens NCIMB 11764, a single window of DNA contains:
- a CDS encoding DUF934 domain-containing protein: MQRIIKNNEVVDETWHLLPKDFNIDEISNCDDLIVPLQLWREHSRMLKARDGGLGVWLDADEEAEEIGEDVANFQVIALNFPAFTDGRNYSNARLLRDRYGFKGELRAIGDVLRDQLFYMHRCGFDAFAIRADKDPYEALEGLKDFSVTYQAATDEPLPLFRRR; the protein is encoded by the coding sequence ATGCAGCGAATCATTAAGAACAACGAAGTCGTCGACGAAACCTGGCACCTGTTGCCAAAGGACTTCAACATCGACGAGATCAGCAACTGCGACGACCTGATCGTCCCGTTGCAACTGTGGCGCGAGCACAGCCGCATGCTCAAGGCCCGTGATGGCGGCCTGGGTGTATGGCTGGATGCCGATGAAGAAGCCGAAGAGATCGGTGAAGACGTCGCGAACTTCCAGGTCATCGCCTTGAACTTCCCGGCCTTCACTGATGGCCGCAACTACTCCAACGCCCGCCTGCTGCGTGACCGTTACGGTTTCAAAGGTGAACTGCGGGCGATTGGCGATGTGTTGCGCGACCAGCTGTTTTACATGCATCGCTGTGGTTTTGACGCCTTTGCGATTCGTGCCGACAAAGATCCGTACGAAGCCCTGGAAGGTCTCAAGGACTTCTCGGTGACCTATCAGGCCGCCACCGACGAACCGCTGCCGTTGTTCCGTCGCCGCTGA
- a CDS encoding dermonecrotic toxin domain-containing protein, giving the protein MNDFTHDPVDGQTPSAMPGWRAELKAGIDLALPQSPGQFGERLIKEKWGAGIDPQTALLVTLDYNYKGHPAENGIEQGRVASSRSLLQTLLSNDQTVGDGRFAETAFGLYTPPDIGPAVRIVENADEFADHGSGNHQTYEGVYRRTAPQVYGPPTQINLRPAEFKKWVWELELKGLYEAYLGQAWPADDVILAPKPYALRTSVKAAFVMAAWLQLHEQRLSPKGLKLAMQAAGLPPDQPWETLTIEQLQAPTLAPSAVRAGRLKLYRYTATDIWAFRDTASARVLLFIPGNSSPLHEFADATQLHQWIAAQGRVNETKQALAAHFAEDDREDGTFHAGVLTALDGMALYPGKHWLTNNAGFFNNDGYWDPDEYIGYDDPASATDAFAHCVLTMKQAARATVQSIRDDAQVNRGNLSAVVEPLVQWVNRFGPLALFVPGGEGILALAGLIDAGYGIDQVANGTTSRDRSEGVTRTVFGLLNALPVGAEVALKGETAIVDSAAEELRPESEVAVAPTPDPVSVTPASRVELIRAIGPSVASFSDEVLAQIGKVSAIDDDMLRLMQAGRSPTPLLADTISRFRIDHDLGPVGEAAQFSQRYEALQRSEHEWVRLFQQQYPDLPTAAIEQMLDRYGVDIQQTPDVADARQLFARLDGKAREYQQHVRLNRAYEGFYLRAVANADTDTLALHSLKNLPGWPQDLRIEVLDGSSTGRVLDRCGPLDATHYRSVIKAGNGYLRQGRPTDFYDAILGVLSDEERSVLHLTSRNPASELRLSLSDCALSRAETLLGLQRLDSGLTFERQGLRGGGYPSTPQGEAMALQATRLQIKDIYPDFTDAEVDQVIQREGVSVQAYIDRLNLQFQQLNTELNGWVEQTVQDIADMDIPMLAMGDEEAAGMNPAQIAVHNAHFLQMALHEEQTVRTELAVELAAIWQKRAPNRRVRLDLAFEDYHRLPTLSVRLDDVVELSMQGFHLTEEDSLNGFLESFPNLEVLNLENVDLRHFLVDGQEGNALPPALCQLRNLSSLNLRATQLVFSERAASQLTELKSLQSLDLSDNPLGVPPMVLGLNNLRQLNLRNTRISHCPVGIMDEPYLTSLDLRDNQITRIPQAVLNQAIARDRVLLWNNPLSDEDTLQRLVAHREQTGINLWLSAQGADYASPLAWLNGIEPGLREARMQVWLRLALKPGGGRFLGTMNTLTLTPDFRVNYLDLQARVWRLLSEADASDELWGRLTLNPLMPAGAFDNPFAVFTTLENRAQIYRDWVALGRPIPIER; this is encoded by the coding sequence GCCGTACGCATCGTGGAAAATGCCGATGAGTTTGCCGATCACGGCAGCGGCAATCACCAGACGTATGAAGGTGTTTATCGCCGAACCGCACCGCAAGTCTACGGGCCGCCGACACAGATCAATCTCAGGCCAGCCGAGTTCAAGAAGTGGGTCTGGGAACTGGAATTGAAGGGCTTGTACGAAGCGTATCTCGGTCAAGCCTGGCCGGCCGATGACGTCATTCTCGCACCCAAACCTTATGCGTTGAGAACGTCGGTCAAAGCGGCGTTCGTCATGGCGGCCTGGTTGCAACTTCACGAACAGCGCCTGTCGCCAAAAGGCCTGAAGCTTGCGATGCAAGCGGCAGGTTTGCCGCCGGATCAGCCGTGGGAAACGCTGACCATCGAGCAACTGCAAGCACCGACTCTCGCTCCTTCAGCCGTCAGGGCCGGGCGGTTGAAGCTCTACCGTTACACCGCGACAGATATCTGGGCCTTCCGTGACACCGCCAGTGCCAGAGTGCTGTTGTTCATCCCCGGCAATTCTTCCCCGCTGCACGAATTCGCCGACGCGACTCAACTGCACCAATGGATTGCCGCACAAGGCCGGGTGAATGAAACGAAACAGGCTTTGGCCGCCCACTTTGCCGAGGATGATCGCGAGGACGGTACGTTTCATGCCGGTGTCCTGACGGCGCTGGATGGCATGGCGTTGTATCCGGGGAAACACTGGCTGACGAACAATGCCGGCTTTTTCAACAACGACGGCTACTGGGATCCGGACGAGTACATCGGCTACGACGATCCTGCATCCGCCACCGATGCGTTTGCCCACTGCGTGCTGACGATGAAGCAGGCCGCCCGGGCCACTGTCCAAAGCATCCGTGACGATGCCCAGGTCAATCGTGGCAATCTAAGCGCAGTCGTTGAACCGCTTGTGCAGTGGGTCAACCGGTTCGGGCCACTGGCGTTGTTCGTTCCGGGAGGCGAGGGGATACTGGCGCTGGCCGGACTTATTGACGCGGGCTACGGCATTGATCAGGTGGCCAATGGCACAACTTCACGCGATCGCTCAGAGGGCGTGACGCGCACTGTTTTTGGCTTGCTCAATGCGTTGCCGGTAGGCGCGGAGGTGGCGCTGAAAGGGGAAACGGCCATCGTCGATTCAGCAGCGGAAGAACTCAGGCCTGAGTCGGAAGTGGCCGTTGCCCCGACGCCCGATCCGGTGAGCGTGACGCCAGCGAGCCGCGTCGAGCTCATTCGCGCCATCGGCCCCTCGGTGGCGTCTTTCAGTGATGAAGTGCTGGCACAGATCGGCAAGGTCAGCGCGATTGACGACGATATGCTGCGGTTGATGCAGGCTGGCCGCTCGCCGACGCCCTTGCTGGCGGACACCATCAGTCGCTTCAGGATCGATCACGATCTCGGCCCGGTCGGGGAGGCTGCGCAATTCAGTCAGCGTTACGAAGCACTCCAGCGTTCGGAGCACGAATGGGTCCGTCTGTTCCAGCAGCAGTACCCGGACCTGCCAACAGCCGCGATCGAGCAAATGCTTGACCGCTACGGCGTGGACATCCAACAGACACCCGACGTGGCCGATGCCAGGCAGCTTTTCGCACGCCTGGACGGCAAGGCACGGGAATACCAACAACATGTGCGGCTCAATCGCGCCTATGAAGGTTTTTATCTGCGGGCGGTTGCGAATGCCGACACGGACACGCTGGCCTTGCACTCCCTGAAAAACCTGCCCGGCTGGCCGCAAGATTTGCGAATCGAGGTCCTCGACGGTTCGTCCACCGGCCGGGTTCTTGACCGTTGCGGGCCCCTTGATGCCACCCATTACCGAAGCGTCATCAAGGCAGGCAACGGTTACCTGCGGCAGGGTCGGCCAACGGATTTCTATGACGCGATCCTCGGCGTGCTGTCGGACGAGGAACGCTCGGTGTTGCATCTCACATCACGGAATCCGGCCAGCGAGTTGCGGCTAAGCCTCAGCGATTGTGCATTGTCCCGAGCTGAAACCCTGCTCGGTTTGCAAAGGCTCGATTCAGGGCTGACCTTCGAACGCCAGGGGTTGCGCGGTGGAGGCTACCCGTCGACGCCTCAGGGTGAAGCCATGGCATTGCAAGCCACCCGATTACAGATCAAGGATATTTACCCGGACTTCACCGATGCTGAGGTGGATCAGGTCATACAGCGCGAAGGCGTCTCGGTACAGGCGTATATCGATCGGCTGAATCTGCAGTTCCAACAACTCAACACCGAGTTGAATGGCTGGGTCGAGCAAACGGTGCAAGACATTGCCGACATGGACATTCCCATGCTGGCCATGGGCGATGAAGAGGCGGCGGGTATGAACCCTGCCCAAATTGCCGTGCACAATGCCCACTTCCTGCAAATGGCCTTGCACGAGGAACAGACAGTCAGGACGGAGCTCGCCGTGGAACTTGCCGCCATTTGGCAAAAGCGCGCGCCGAACCGCCGTGTCAGGCTCGATCTCGCCTTCGAGGACTATCACCGACTGCCCACCCTGAGCGTGCGGCTTGATGATGTGGTCGAATTGTCGATGCAAGGCTTCCATCTGACCGAGGAGGACAGTCTGAACGGCTTTCTCGAGAGCTTCCCGAATCTCGAGGTGTTGAATCTGGAAAACGTCGACTTGCGTCATTTCCTGGTGGACGGCCAGGAAGGGAATGCCTTGCCGCCTGCTCTGTGCCAGTTGAGAAACCTGTCCTCACTCAATCTGCGCGCCACCCAGCTGGTATTCAGTGAACGCGCTGCTTCACAACTGACTGAGCTGAAAAGCTTGCAAAGCCTCGACCTGAGCGACAACCCGTTGGGTGTACCGCCGATGGTGCTGGGCTTGAACAATCTGCGCCAACTCAACCTGCGCAATACCCGCATCAGCCATTGCCCGGTCGGGATCATGGATGAGCCATACCTGACGTCCCTGGATTTGCGCGATAACCAGATCACGCGCATCCCCCAAGCGGTGCTGAACCAGGCGATCGCCAGGGATCGGGTGCTGCTGTGGAACAACCCGTTGAGCGATGAAGACACCTTGCAGCGGCTGGTCGCGCATCGAGAACAAACGGGGATCAACCTGTGGTTGAGTGCACAGGGTGCTGACTATGCGAGTCCGTTGGCCTGGTTGAACGGGATTGAACCAGGGCTGCGCGAGGCCAGGATGCAGGTCTGGCTGCGACTGGCGCTCAAGCCGGGTGGTGGGCGGTTTCTAGGGACCATGAACACGTTGACCCTCACCCCGGATTTTCGGGTCAATTACCTGGATCTTCAGGCACGGGTATGGCGGCTGTTGAGTGAAGCGGATGCTTCGGATGAATTGTGGGGCCGATTGACCCTGAATCCACTGATGCCGGCGGGCGCGTTCGATAACCCGTTTGCGGTGTTCACCACACTGGAAAACCGTGCGCAGATTTACCGGGACTGGGTGGCTTTGGGGCGACCGATTCCGATCGAGCGATAG